Proteins from a single region of Nerophis ophidion isolate RoL-2023_Sa linkage group LG10, RoL_Noph_v1.0, whole genome shotgun sequence:
- the LOC133561146 gene encoding potassium voltage-gated channel subfamily A member 1: MEVALVSFENGGTNNGEQLDLVQSGLVEDFSKELNTHGGGGGGNPPPPSPPPHHHHPPPPPQGAWRINDMNSTLSCSENAMDALLRADHSPHLFDDDLLDLDLDSDSNERVLINIAGLRYETQLGTLNQFPDTLLGDPAKRIKYFDPLRNEYFFDRNRPSFDGILYFYQSGGKIRRPVNVSIDVFADEIRFYQLGEEAMERFREDEGFIKEEEKPLPQNEFQKQVWLIFEYPESSSPARGIAIVSVLVITISIITFCLETLPEFRDERELPATSRPDNGTAVRPSLTFSDPFFIIETTCVIWFTFELFVRFFACPSKSEFSKTVMNIIDIMSIMPYFITLGTELAEQGQEHQNGQQAMSLAILRVIRLVRVFRIFKLSRHSKGLQILGQTLKASMRELGLLIFFLFIGVILFSSAVFFAEADEPESHFSSIPDAFWWAVVTMTTVGYGDMRPVTVGGKIVGSLCAIAGVLTIALPVPVIVSNFNYFYHRETDQDQSSLKDEPASPELKHDDQERKDSAGGPDKSNVKANSSLDLKSSLYAFCLDTRETDL; the protein is encoded by the coding sequence ATGGAGGTTGCACTGGTCAGCTTTGAGAATGGAGGCACCAACAATGGAGAGCAGCTGGACCTGGTCCAGTCCGGACTGGTGGAGGACTTTAGCAAAGAACTGAACACGCACGGTGGTGGAGGGGGGGGgaatcctcctcctccttctcctcctccacatcatcatcatcctcctcctcctcctcagggAGCGTGGAGGATCAACGACATGAACAGCACGCTGAGCTGCAGCGAGAACGCCATGGACGCGCTGTTGCGCGCAGACCACAGTCCACATCTGTTTGACGACGACTTGCTGGACTTGGACCTGGACTCAGACAGCAATGAGCGTGTGCTCATCAACATCGCCGGCCTGAGGTACGAGACCCAGTTGGGGACACTGAACCAGTTCCCGGACACGCTGCTTGGGGACCCCGCCAAGAGGATCAAGTACTTCGACCCCCTGCGCAACGAGTACTTCTTCGACAGGAACCGACCCAGTTTTGACGGAATTCTCTACTTCTACCAGTCCGGCGGGAAGATCCGACGACCCGTGAACGTGTCGATCGACGTGTTCGCGGACGAGATCCGCTTCTACCAGCTGGGCGAGGAGGCCATGGAGCGCTTCCGTGAGGATGAGGGCTTCATCAAGGAGGAGGAGAAGCCGTTGCCCCAGAATGAGTTCCAGAAGCAGGTGTGGCTCATTTTCGAGTACCCGGAAAGTTCCAGTCCAGCACGCGGCATCGCCATCGTCTCCGTGCTCGTCATCACCATCTCCATTATCACCTTCTGCCTGGAGACGCTGCCCGAGTTCCGTGACGAGCGAGAGCTTCCGGCGACCAGCCGGCCGGACAACGGTACCGCGGTACGGCCCTCGCTGACCTTCAGCGACCCATTCTTCATCATCGAGACCACCTGTGTCATCTGGTTCACCTTCGAACTCTTCGTGCGCTTCTTCGCCTGCCCCAGTAAGTCCGAGTTCTCCAAGACCGTCATGAACATCATCGACATCATGTCCATCATGCCCTACTTCATCACGCTCGGAACCGAGCTGGCCGAGCAGGGTCAGGAGCACCAGAACGGCCAGCAGGCCATGTCGCTGGCCATCCTGCGCGTTATCCGCCTGGTGCGCGTCTTCCGCATCTTCAAGCTGTCCCGCCACTCCAAGGGTCTGCAGATCCTGGGTCAGACCCTCAAGGCCAGCATGCGCGAACTGGGCCTGCTTATCTTCTTCCTCTTCATCGGTGTCATCCTCTTCTCCAGCGCCGTCTTCTTCGCCGAGGCCGACGAGCCCGAGTCGCACTTCTCCAGCATCCCCGACGCCTTCTGGTGGGCGGTGGTTACCATGACGACGGTGGGCTACGGCGACATGAGGCCGGTGACGGTGGGCGGGAAGATCGTGGGCTCGCTGTGCGCCATCGCGGGCGTGCTGACCATCGCGCTGCCCGTGCCCGTCATCGTGTCCAACTTCAACTACTTCTACCACCGCGAGACCGACCAGGACCAGTCCTCCCTCAAAGACGAGCCCGCCTCCCCCGAACTCAAACACGACGACCAGGAGCGCAAGGACTCGGCGGGGGGGCCGGACAAGAGCAACGTGAAGGCCAACAGCAGTTTGGACCTGAAAAGTTCTCTGTACGCCTTCTGCCTCGACACACGGGAAACTGACCTGTAG